A single Deltaproteobacteria bacterium DNA region contains:
- a CDS encoding corrinoid protein, whose product MKEEIFDKMSKAVLEGETEDAKSLAYRALEQGLDPLECITQGLTKGIQLVGEKFSRGEYFLPELIIGADVMKAALEILEPALLGDQKREVVAHVVLGTVQGDLHEIGKTLVGTMLTANGFKVTDIGVDQSPAAFIDAIKETNATIVGASALLTTTMLQQKKLIEALEKEGLRDQVKVLVGGAPVTQSFAAEIGADGYAEDAISAVNIAMRFADAPA is encoded by the coding sequence ATGAAAGAGGAAATCTTTGACAAAATGAGTAAAGCTGTTCTCGAGGGAGAGACAGAAGATGCAAAATCGCTGGCCTATCGGGCTTTGGAGCAAGGGCTTGATCCCCTAGAGTGTATCACCCAGGGTCTTACCAAAGGAATCCAGTTGGTAGGAGAAAAATTTTCAAGAGGTGAATATTTTCTCCCAGAATTAATTATTGGGGCTGATGTGATGAAAGCAGCCCTCGAAATACTTGAACCTGCTCTTTTGGGTGACCAAAAGCGAGAAGTTGTTGCACATGTCGTACTTGGCACAGTTCAAGGCGACTTGCATGAGATTGGTAAGACTCTTGTAGGGACAATGTTGACAGCCAATGGATTTAAGGTAACCGATATTGGGGTAGATCAAAGCCCAGCTGCCTTCATTGATGCGATCAAAGAAACTAACGCAACTATTGTTGGCGCATCCGCCTTGCTCACAACAACCATGCTTCAACAAAAGAAATTAATTGAAGCACTTGAGAAGGAAGGGTTACGCGATCAGGTCAAAGTTCTTGTTGGTGGCGCTCCGGTGACTCAAAGTTTTGCTGCCGAAATTGGTGCAGACGGTTATGCTGAAGATGCAATCTCGGCAGTAAATATCGCAATGCGATTTGCAGATGCCCCTGCGTAG